From a region of the Syngnathus typhle isolate RoL2023-S1 ecotype Sweden linkage group LG12, RoL_Styp_1.0, whole genome shotgun sequence genome:
- the shroom3 gene encoding protein Shroom3 isoform X6, which translates to MDTMSSAWHHSYHASASTTDISGAFDSDGGYLRKSPDQYSSRGSMESLDPPQSAQLQHQHTLGHHTHSGVHPAYSSCQQLSSARSSNSIDHLHSKRDSAYSSFSTSSSIPEYLASAPTFSAERSYSLETVPQRGGSSEMQQADIRSIRTLYNAQQGLSQEQELRSPLSLRSSDSRSGEGVKGGHSRDLPTGVCYRGSSNNSGVSSSGVLATNRRSLGPIRAPGTSHSSYENLKGAPAPPRRSDSFAAIKNHERPNSWSSVEQPRVVNRSLQKGSYHHSSGSVASSAAKGSCITEGQLHTVIEKSPESSPITKPRQGFPLPGSPSEPATSLTSPAPQSGRLILPTGVYLVPQPEPHYAQMPSSSPMLSTSGVYPALAKDSNRQQQKVRGQEEEATEQLRDGKLPSIEKGHQMNNLSPYPHSTIPTVSTKQSRVHESERKQLEDNNFGLNRNLPAAERAENQAGVNMIPDQQGPQAPHHHMHSIQGPHNNMLQEQDVLNPQTQSTVALGPQTFQERRDPYTTVESWGPVRRLVDQSNVHPEPMLYSRVAQGQVPPSHPAVQPQHSSSTSPTQASLGHHSDSAALHYHHSDQKEQNRDKEHPLIRLENALVEVQRSTSPSSVVSTSSHDNNTLGEGIQGPTRSLSVLERVSRFEHSDRAGKQRSQSISHGPHKNSFRRMTDKSYGGPCGAEDLRSMLERSTKAHRTMSYRGGSVNYKKEGWVHDSVLFIWTAPDPSSALERSLSSLHLDGSREENENKNSWKQDVNNMLSTLQDTSFHRSYRDSLKEVPSKVLHSTSLRHNSSTVHSSHAVSSPNSSSHGSHQPLPFVCDHPPSEKKGPKTMPKPVGVFTNAPVTSAHTPKERHVVGPETQGPNPPALPRVAPVGPPALLRIGGRKRLSTDQKKHSYSEPDNMNEIGISDSENGLFKLGGETSVADRRKMFELGFANNTISRPDLRQLQQDAVAQYVQRKRSAKKDEGRDRSGPRPFSAYLQSDNTYHSDTISLSSTSSLLSLQDSGLDRCLSSSQRRHFSSPGADLRSLQSNLYYPGRVTTPRAPSYSSLRGDPAPECHTSITHLPQNFIQEASSNKQNSIWSKEMQQTASPRQKRLASKQATGAPAMVGSILGSGKSASVEDLLERSEERIPNHSRSRSSPTLEGLNQESASDQVKMFDAFVSEPERWTKTEGSIGDNKPLEGLASHAGSSLGTAYSHSPVPLRDRQQRQRNSERQRAHSMSSLAASVGLPCPLSSVSGSQDRDSPDWQSSKGQSQANLDDITFPGTPHNNIAESFGGAVSLDGHLDTFAMDKPARHSLSDASISHNTSTNGIHGERTFRLERNGGRYEENIKPVSSVTTSPLLQFQFASTPDKKHSGNVESRPSTPSHQSLLQNLPSPMSLNSSTDQKQISVTSTGLFHEDMDEVFLLNPAPPSPSRSIETNIMGDFPLPHTPPLELDKKNSLQIAGSLVVPSSRPRSSTLTSTSSSNLQLDDTLNLEYQPLLKREKTVEELQVETLAKQLLVKDRSLTHILETWEGKSPVDLVEEIFQNSRLDGKVPWQAKGSPLNDRSENVLNAAVDERTEMEEKDLNSSKVELCEALRCSVVAMRQEKDALCEEQKHHQALGASIGSLVHKLCKINERDKYNMFIGDLEKIVNLLLSLCSRLWRIDKSLFVLQQELTKEDISEERDSLNHKRSQLLSQTEDAWELKQNLDRRQRVVHAILRGYLTDAQLQDYLHFVSTKPSLLIRQRNLDDLIRQREEQLTRLAETLPPELAAARDWSRGSFRVSSNPVSCSFPCPQPIPGHTHSGRSTTVTSL; encoded by the exons ATGGACACCATGAGCAGTGCCTGGCACCACAGTTACCACGCAAG TGCCTCCACCACAGACATCTCGGGTGCGTTTGATTCGGATGGCGGCTACCTGAGGAAGAGTCCTGACCAATACAGCTCAAGAGGCAGCATGGAGAGCTTGGATCCTCCTCAGTCAGCGCAGCTCCAGCACCAACATACACTGGGCCATCACACCCACAGTGGGGTCCACCCTGCCTACTCCTCCTGCCAACAACTCTCTTCTGCCAG GTCCTCCAACAGCATTGATCACCTCCACAGCAAGCGAGACTCTGCATATTCCTCCTTCTCTACCAGTTCCAGTATTCCAGAGTACCTTGCCTCTGCTCCGACATTCAGTGCAGAGCGCTCCTATTCACTGGAGACCGTACCCCAGAGAGGAGGAAGTAGCGAGATGCAACAAGCTGACATACGTTCCATCCGGACACTTTACAATGCCCAGCAGGGTCTATCTCAGGAGCAGGAACTGAGGTCTCCTTTATCACTACGTAGCAGTGATTCAAGAAGTGGGGAAGGAGTAAAGGGAGGGCACAGCAGAGATTTACCAA CTGGAGTGTGTTACCGTGGCAGCAGCAACAATAGTGGTGTAAGTAGCAGTGGTGTGCTGGCTACAAACAGGCGCAGTCTGGGTCCAATACGGGCACCTGGAACCAGTCACAGTTCTTATGAAAACCTGAAAGGGGCACCTGCTCCACCCCGGCGGAGCGACAGCTTTGCAGCCATTAAGAACCATGAGAGGCCCAACTCTTGGTCAAGCGTGGAGCAACCCCGGGTGGTTAATAG GTCTCTGCAGAAGGGCTCTTATCATCACTCCAGTGGTTCAGTTGCCTCAAGTGCAG CGAAAGGCTCGTGCATCACCGAGGGTCAACTCCACACAGTCATAGAAAAGAGTCCAGAGAGCAGCCCCATCACAAAACCTCGACAGGGTTTTCCCCTGCCAGGTTCACCTTCTGAACCTGCTACAAGCCTTACAAGCCCAGCTCCTCAATCAGGAcgccttattcttcccacaggAGTATACCTCGTACCCCAACCTGAACCTCATTATGCACAGATGCCCAGCTCAAGTCCCATGTTATCCACCTCAGGAGTTTATCCTGCTCTGGCCAAGGACAGCAACCGGCAGCAACAGAAAGTCAGAggacaggaggaggaggcgacCGAGCAATTGAGAGATGGAAAACTGCCATCTATCGAAAAAGGTCACCAAATGAACAATTTGTCCCCATATCCCCACTCCACCATTCCAACAGTTTCCACAAAGCAGAGCAGAGTACATGAATCAGAAAG GAAACAACTGGAGGATAATAATTTTGGTCTCAATAGAAACCTTCCGGCAGCAGAAAGAGCCGAGAACCAGGCAGGGGTCAACATGATTCCCGACCAGCAAGGGCCCCAGGCTCCTCATCACCATATGCATTCTATCCAAGGACCCCACAACAACATGTTGCAAGAACAAGATGTGCTAAATCCCCAAACTCAGTCAACTGTGGCTCTCGGACCCCAGACATTCCAAGAGCGGAGGGACCCTTACACAACTGTGGAGTCTTGGGGCCCCGTGAGAAG ATTGGTGGACCAATCCAATGTTCATCCAGAGCCAATGTTGTATTCCAGAGTTGCACAGGGACAAGTACCCCCATCCCATCCAGCAGTTCAACCTCAGCACTCCTCCTCCACGTCCCCCACTCAGGCCTCCCTCGGTCACCACAGTGACTCAGCAGCTCTTCATTACCATCACTCGGACCAGAAAGAGCAGAACAGAGACAAAGAACACCCGCTGATTCGTCTCGAGAATGCCCTCGTAGAGGTACAGCGTTCCACCAGCCCCAGCAGTGTTGTCTCTACCAGTAGTCATGACAACAATACATTGGGTGAGGGTATCCAGGGACCCACCCGTAGTCTCTCTGTCCTAGAGAGGGTCAGTCGCTTTGAGCATAGCGACAGAGCAGGAAAGCAACGTAGTCAAAGCATCAGTCATGGCCCCCACAAGAACTCTTTCCGCAGG ATGACTGACAAATCCTATGGTGGCCCCTGTGGAGCAGAGGATCTCAGAAGCATGCTTGAAAGAAGCACCAAAGCCCATAGAACTATGAGCTATAGAGGAGGCAGCGTCAACTACAAGAAAGAAGGGTGGGTCCATGACAGTGTTTTATTTATATG GACTGCACCTGATCCCAGCTCAGCCCTGGAGAGGAGCCTAAGCAGTCTCCATTTGGATGGATCCAgggaagaaaatgaaaacaaaaactctTGGAAACAAGATGTCAACAACATGTTGAGCACTTTGCAAGACACATCCTTCCACAG ATCTTACAGGGACTCATTGAAAGAAGTGCCATCTAAGGTCCTGCACTCCACCTCCTTGAGACACAATTCCTCCACTGTTCATTCCTCACATGCAGTTTCTTCTCCAAATTCCTCCTCACACGGAAGCCATCAGCCTCTACCTTTCGTGTGCGACCATCCCCCCTCAGAGAAAAAAGGCCCTAAAACCATGCCCAAACCCGTGGGCGTTTTTACCAATGCCCCAGTCACATCCGCTCACACTCCAAAGGAACGCCATGTGGTTGGACCAGAGACCCAAGGCCCAAATCCCCCGGCCTTGCCCCGCGTCGCGCCAGTCGGACCTCCTGCTTTATTGCGAATCGGTGGACGCAAACGTTTGAGCACAGACCAGAAAAAACACTCCTATTCTGAGCCAGACAACATGAACGAGATTGGAATTTCAGATTCTGAGAATGGTCTCTTCAAGCTTGGTGGag AGACCAGTGTGGCTGACCGCCGGAAGATGTTTGAACTTGGATTTGCAAACAACACCATATCAAGGCCTGATTTGCGCCAGCTTCAGCAAGATGCTGTGGCTCAGTACGTGCAGAGGAAGAGAAGTGCAAAGAAAGATGAGGGAAGAGATAGGAGTGGACCAAGGCCCTTCAGCGCTTATCTACAGTCTGACAATACCTACCATTCAG ACACAATCAGCCTCTCCTCTACCTCGAGCCTTCTCTCACTCCAAGACTCTGGCCTGGATCGCTGCCTTTCTTCGAGTCAAAGGCGTCACTTCTCTTCTCCTGGAGCTGACCTGCGAAGCCTTCAGTCTAACTTGTACTACCCAGGCAGAGTTACCACTCCACGGGCGCCTTCATACTCATCCTTACG TGGTGACCCAGCACCTGAGTGTCACACGTCCATCACCCACCTCCCACAAAATTTCATCCAAGAGGCAAGCTCCAACAAACAGAATTCAATTTGGTCAAAAGAAATGCAACAGACGGCAAGCCCACGACAGAAGCGTTTAGCGTCCAAGCAGGCGACCGGGGCACCGGCAATGGTCGGATCCATCTTGGGGTCTGGTAAATCCGCCTCTGTTGAAGATCTTTTGGAGCGGTCAGAGGAAAGGATCCCAAACCACTCCCGCTCCCGCTCATCCCCTACTCTAGAGGGGCTCAATCAG gAATCTGCATCAGATCAAGTGAAGATGTTTGATGCCTTTGTGTCTGAGCCTGAACGCTGGACTAAAACTGAGGGCAG CATTGGAGACAACAAGCCACTAGAGGGCCTCGCCTCACATGCTGGGTCTTCTCTAG GTACAGCCTACTCCCACTCCCCTGTCCCACTGAGGGACAGACAGCAACGTCAGAGGAACAGTGAGCGTCAGCGAGCCCATAGCATGTCCTCTCTAGCAGCCTCAGTTGGTCTGCCTTGTCCCCTCTCCTCCGTGTCTGGATCTCAGGACAGAGATAGCCCTGACTGGCAGTCTAGCAAGGGTCAAAGTCAAGCCAATCTGGATGACATCACCTTCCCGGGAACCCCCCACAACAACATTGCTGAAAGTTTTGGCGGCGCTGTCAGCCTCGACGGCCACCTTGACACCTTTGCGATGGACAAACCGGCGAGGCACAGTTTGAGTGATGCTAGCatatcacacaacactagtACGAATGGCATTCACGGAGAGCGAACATTTAGATTAGAGAGAAATGGAGGGCGTTATGAAGAAAACATCAAACCGGTGTCTTCAGTGACCACATCGCCGCTGCTTCAATTCCAATTTGCTTCCACACCAGACAAGAAACACAGTGGGAATGTCGAATCACGTCCTTCCACACCCTCTCATCAGTCCCTCCTTCAGAACCTTCCCTCACCGATGAGCCTCAACAGCTCCACTGACCAAAAACAAATATCAGTAACATCCACAGGACTATTTCACGAGGACATGGATGAGGTATTCCTTCTAAATcctgcacctccatcaccttCTCGTTCAATCGAGACGAATATCATGGGAGACTTCCCTTTGCCTCACACTCCTCCCCTTGAGTTGGACAAGAAAAACTCTTTGCAGATTGCGGGAAG CCTTGTTGTGCCATCCTCAAGGCCACGATCGTCCACTCTCACGTCCACCTCTTCTAGCAACCTACAGCTTGATGACACGCTTAACCTTGAGTACCAGCCACTGCTCAAGAGGGAAAAGACAGTGGAGGAGCTACAAGTGGAAACGCTGGCAAAGCAGCTG CTAGTGAAGGATCGCTCTCTGACACATATCCTAGAAACATGGGAGGGTAAATCACCTGTAGACCTTGTGGAGGAGATCTTTCAAAACAGCAGACTGGATGGTAAAGTGCCTTGGCAAGCCAAGGGTAGCCCACTAAATGATAg GAGTGAGAATGTTCTCAATGCAGCAGTCGATGAAAGGACTGAGATGGAGGAGAAGGACCTCAACAGCAGCAAG GTGGAGCTCTGCGAGGCTCTGAGGTGTAGTGTGGTGGCTATGCGTCAAGAAAAGGATGCTCTGTGCGAGGAGCAAAAGCATCACCAGGCACTCGGGGCCAGCATTGGCTCTCTGGTGCACAAACTATGCAAGATAAACGAGAGGGACAAGTACAACATGTTCATTG gtgATCTTGAAAAAATTGTGAACCTGCTATTGTCACTATGTAGCCGGCTATGGAGAATTGATAAGTCTCTGTTTGTTTTGCAACAAGAGCTCACAAAGGAGGACATTTCAGAGGAGCGG GACTCCCTCAACCACAAACGCTCTCAGCTCCTCAGTCAAACAGAGGATGCCTGGGAACTGAAGCAAAACCTGGACCGGCGGCAGCGCGTTGTTCACGCCATCTTGCGAGGCTACCTCACCGATGCCCAGCTCCAAGACTACCTACACTTTGTTAGCACCAAACCCTCCCTACTGATTCGCCAACGGAACCTCGATGATCTCATACGTCAGCGAGAGGAGCAGCTGACGAGGCTGGCAGAGACCCTCCCGCCAGAGTTGGCGGCGGCTCGTGATTGGTCAAGAGGATCTTTCCGTGTGTCCTCGAACCCCGTTTCCTGCTCCTTTCCCTGCCCGCAGCCGATTCCTGGCCACACCCACTCTGGCAGGTCCACCACCGTGACATCGCTGTGA
- the shroom3 gene encoding protein Shroom3 isoform X2 — protein MTGEPGRSASFPRMDSGRAVLQQAAGGGRRGGWALVKAQLQGGAPWGFTLQGGLEHGEPLIISKVEEGGKADTLECPLQVGDEIIIINDIDLTGYRQEAIALVKGSFKTLQITVRREFDPGYIEEFGSSPAASYLSSFRASSPPLSSTTPPPPQQQQKTTHLSRPCSTGGVQLRTKNRRNETASRPHSWHSTKLGEGQQESEQEGMDTMSSAWHHSYHASASTTDISGAFDSDGGYLRKSPDQYSSRGSMESLDPPQSAQLQHQHTLGHHTHSGVHPAYSSCQQLSSARSSNSIDHLHSKRDSAYSSFSTSSSIPEYLASAPTFSAERSYSLETVPQRGGSSEMQQADIRSIRTLYNAQQGLSQEQELRSPLSLRSSDSRSGEGVKGGHSRDLPTGVCYRGSSNNSGVSSSGVLATNRRSLGPIRAPGTSHSSYENLKGAPAPPRRSDSFAAIKNHERPNSWSSVEQPRVVNRSLQKGSYHHSSGSVASSAAKGSCITEGQLHTVIEKSPESSPITKPRQGFPLPGSPSEPATSLTSPAPQSGRLILPTGVYLVPQPEPHYAQMPSSSPMLSTSGVYPALAKDSNRQQQKVRGQEEEATEQLRDGKLPSIEKGHQMNNLSPYPHSTIPTVSTKQSRVHESERKQLEDNNFGLNRNLPAAERAENQAGVNMIPDQQGPQAPHHHMHSIQGPHNNMLQEQDVLNPQTQSTVALGPQTFQERRDPYTTVESWGPVRRLVDQSNVHPEPMLYSRVAQGQVPPSHPAVQPQHSSSTSPTQASLGHHSDSAALHYHHSDQKEQNRDKEHPLIRLENALVEVQRSTSPSSVVSTSSHDNNTLGEGIQGPTRSLSVLERVSRFEHSDRAGKQRSQSISHGPHKNSFRRMTDKSYGGPCGAEDLRSMLERSTKAHRTMSYRGGSVNYKKEGTAPDPSSALERSLSSLHLDGSREENENKNSWKQDVNNMLSTLQDTSFHRSYRDSLKEVPSKVLHSTSLRHNSSTVHSSHAVSSPNSSSHGSHQPLPFVCDHPPSEKKGPKTMPKPVGVFTNAPVTSAHTPKERHVVGPETQGPNPPALPRVAPVGPPALLRIGGRKRLSTDQKKHSYSEPDNMNEIGISDSENGLFKLGGETSVADRRKMFELGFANNTISRPDLRQLQQDAVAQYVQRKRSAKKDEGRDRSGPRPFSAYLQSDNTYHSDTISLSSTSSLLSLQDSGLDRCLSSSQRRHFSSPGADLRSLQSNLYYPGRVTTPRAPSYSSLRGDPAPECHTSITHLPQNFIQEASSNKQNSIWSKEMQQTASPRQKRLASKQATGAPAMVGSILGSGKSASVEDLLERSEERIPNHSRSRSSPTLEGLNQESASDQVKMFDAFVSEPERWTKTEGSIGDNKPLEGLASHAGSSLGTAYSHSPVPLRDRQQRQRNSERQRAHSMSSLAASVGLPCPLSSVSGSQDRDSPDWQSSKGQSQANLDDITFPGTPHNNIAESFGGAVSLDGHLDTFAMDKPARHSLSDASISHNTSTNGIHGERTFRLERNGGRYEENIKPVSSVTTSPLLQFQFASTPDKKHSGNVESRPSTPSHQSLLQNLPSPMSLNSSTDQKQISVTSTGLFHEDMDEVFLLNPAPPSPSRSIETNIMGDFPLPHTPPLELDKKNSLQIAGSLVVPSSRPRSSTLTSTSSSNLQLDDTLNLEYQPLLKREKTVEELQVETLAKQLLVKDRSLTHILETWEGKSPVDLVEEIFQNSRLDGKVPWQAKGSPLNDRSENVLNAAVDERTEMEEKDLNSSKVELCEALRCSVVAMRQEKDALCEEQKHHQALGASIGSLVHKLCKINERDKYNMFIGDLEKIVNLLLSLCSRLWRIDKSLFVLQQELTKEDISEERDSLNHKRSQLLSQTEDAWELKQNLDRRQRVVHAILRGYLTDAQLQDYLHFVSTKPSLLIRQRNLDDLIRQREEQLTRLAETLPPELAAARDWSRGSFRVSSNPVSCSFPCPQPIPGHTHSGRSTTVTSL, from the exons ACGCAATGAGACAGCATCTCGTCCTCACTCGTGGCATTCAACAAAACTGGGGGAAGGTCAGCAAGAGTCAGAGCAGGAAGGGATGGACACCATGAGCAGTGCCTGGCACCACAGTTACCACGCAAG TGCCTCCACCACAGACATCTCGGGTGCGTTTGATTCGGATGGCGGCTACCTGAGGAAGAGTCCTGACCAATACAGCTCAAGAGGCAGCATGGAGAGCTTGGATCCTCCTCAGTCAGCGCAGCTCCAGCACCAACATACACTGGGCCATCACACCCACAGTGGGGTCCACCCTGCCTACTCCTCCTGCCAACAACTCTCTTCTGCCAG GTCCTCCAACAGCATTGATCACCTCCACAGCAAGCGAGACTCTGCATATTCCTCCTTCTCTACCAGTTCCAGTATTCCAGAGTACCTTGCCTCTGCTCCGACATTCAGTGCAGAGCGCTCCTATTCACTGGAGACCGTACCCCAGAGAGGAGGAAGTAGCGAGATGCAACAAGCTGACATACGTTCCATCCGGACACTTTACAATGCCCAGCAGGGTCTATCTCAGGAGCAGGAACTGAGGTCTCCTTTATCACTACGTAGCAGTGATTCAAGAAGTGGGGAAGGAGTAAAGGGAGGGCACAGCAGAGATTTACCAA CTGGAGTGTGTTACCGTGGCAGCAGCAACAATAGTGGTGTAAGTAGCAGTGGTGTGCTGGCTACAAACAGGCGCAGTCTGGGTCCAATACGGGCACCTGGAACCAGTCACAGTTCTTATGAAAACCTGAAAGGGGCACCTGCTCCACCCCGGCGGAGCGACAGCTTTGCAGCCATTAAGAACCATGAGAGGCCCAACTCTTGGTCAAGCGTGGAGCAACCCCGGGTGGTTAATAG GTCTCTGCAGAAGGGCTCTTATCATCACTCCAGTGGTTCAGTTGCCTCAAGTGCAG CGAAAGGCTCGTGCATCACCGAGGGTCAACTCCACACAGTCATAGAAAAGAGTCCAGAGAGCAGCCCCATCACAAAACCTCGACAGGGTTTTCCCCTGCCAGGTTCACCTTCTGAACCTGCTACAAGCCTTACAAGCCCAGCTCCTCAATCAGGAcgccttattcttcccacaggAGTATACCTCGTACCCCAACCTGAACCTCATTATGCACAGATGCCCAGCTCAAGTCCCATGTTATCCACCTCAGGAGTTTATCCTGCTCTGGCCAAGGACAGCAACCGGCAGCAACAGAAAGTCAGAggacaggaggaggaggcgacCGAGCAATTGAGAGATGGAAAACTGCCATCTATCGAAAAAGGTCACCAAATGAACAATTTGTCCCCATATCCCCACTCCACCATTCCAACAGTTTCCACAAAGCAGAGCAGAGTACATGAATCAGAAAG GAAACAACTGGAGGATAATAATTTTGGTCTCAATAGAAACCTTCCGGCAGCAGAAAGAGCCGAGAACCAGGCAGGGGTCAACATGATTCCCGACCAGCAAGGGCCCCAGGCTCCTCATCACCATATGCATTCTATCCAAGGACCCCACAACAACATGTTGCAAGAACAAGATGTGCTAAATCCCCAAACTCAGTCAACTGTGGCTCTCGGACCCCAGACATTCCAAGAGCGGAGGGACCCTTACACAACTGTGGAGTCTTGGGGCCCCGTGAGAAG ATTGGTGGACCAATCCAATGTTCATCCAGAGCCAATGTTGTATTCCAGAGTTGCACAGGGACAAGTACCCCCATCCCATCCAGCAGTTCAACCTCAGCACTCCTCCTCCACGTCCCCCACTCAGGCCTCCCTCGGTCACCACAGTGACTCAGCAGCTCTTCATTACCATCACTCGGACCAGAAAGAGCAGAACAGAGACAAAGAACACCCGCTGATTCGTCTCGAGAATGCCCTCGTAGAGGTACAGCGTTCCACCAGCCCCAGCAGTGTTGTCTCTACCAGTAGTCATGACAACAATACATTGGGTGAGGGTATCCAGGGACCCACCCGTAGTCTCTCTGTCCTAGAGAGGGTCAGTCGCTTTGAGCATAGCGACAGAGCAGGAAAGCAACGTAGTCAAAGCATCAGTCATGGCCCCCACAAGAACTCTTTCCGCAGG ATGACTGACAAATCCTATGGTGGCCCCTGTGGAGCAGAGGATCTCAGAAGCATGCTTGAAAGAAGCACCAAAGCCCATAGAACTATGAGCTATAGAGGAGGCAGCGTCAACTACAAGAAAGAAGG GACTGCACCTGATCCCAGCTCAGCCCTGGAGAGGAGCCTAAGCAGTCTCCATTTGGATGGATCCAgggaagaaaatgaaaacaaaaactctTGGAAACAAGATGTCAACAACATGTTGAGCACTTTGCAAGACACATCCTTCCACAG ATCTTACAGGGACTCATTGAAAGAAGTGCCATCTAAGGTCCTGCACTCCACCTCCTTGAGACACAATTCCTCCACTGTTCATTCCTCACATGCAGTTTCTTCTCCAAATTCCTCCTCACACGGAAGCCATCAGCCTCTACCTTTCGTGTGCGACCATCCCCCCTCAGAGAAAAAAGGCCCTAAAACCATGCCCAAACCCGTGGGCGTTTTTACCAATGCCCCAGTCACATCCGCTCACACTCCAAAGGAACGCCATGTGGTTGGACCAGAGACCCAAGGCCCAAATCCCCCGGCCTTGCCCCGCGTCGCGCCAGTCGGACCTCCTGCTTTATTGCGAATCGGTGGACGCAAACGTTTGAGCACAGACCAGAAAAAACACTCCTATTCTGAGCCAGACAACATGAACGAGATTGGAATTTCAGATTCTGAGAATGGTCTCTTCAAGCTTGGTGGag AGACCAGTGTGGCTGACCGCCGGAAGATGTTTGAACTTGGATTTGCAAACAACACCATATCAAGGCCTGATTTGCGCCAGCTTCAGCAAGATGCTGTGGCTCAGTACGTGCAGAGGAAGAGAAGTGCAAAGAAAGATGAGGGAAGAGATAGGAGTGGACCAAGGCCCTTCAGCGCTTATCTACAGTCTGACAATACCTACCATTCAG ACACAATCAGCCTCTCCTCTACCTCGAGCCTTCTCTCACTCCAAGACTCTGGCCTGGATCGCTGCCTTTCTTCGAGTCAAAGGCGTCACTTCTCTTCTCCTGGAGCTGACCTGCGAAGCCTTCAGTCTAACTTGTACTACCCAGGCAGAGTTACCACTCCACGGGCGCCTTCATACTCATCCTTACG TGGTGACCCAGCACCTGAGTGTCACACGTCCATCACCCACCTCCCACAAAATTTCATCCAAGAGGCAAGCTCCAACAAACAGAATTCAATTTGGTCAAAAGAAATGCAACAGACGGCAAGCCCACGACAGAAGCGTTTAGCGTCCAAGCAGGCGACCGGGGCACCGGCAATGGTCGGATCCATCTTGGGGTCTGGTAAATCCGCCTCTGTTGAAGATCTTTTGGAGCGGTCAGAGGAAAGGATCCCAAACCACTCCCGCTCCCGCTCATCCCCTACTCTAGAGGGGCTCAATCAG gAATCTGCATCAGATCAAGTGAAGATGTTTGATGCCTTTGTGTCTGAGCCTGAACGCTGGACTAAAACTGAGGGCAG CATTGGAGACAACAAGCCACTAGAGGGCCTCGCCTCACATGCTGGGTCTTCTCTAG GTACAGCCTACTCCCACTCCCCTGTCCCACTGAGGGACAGACAGCAACGTCAGAGGAACAGTGAGCGTCAGCGAGCCCATAGCATGTCCTCTCTAGCAGCCTCAGTTGGTCTGCCTTGTCCCCTCTCCTCCGTGTCTGGATCTCAGGACAGAGATAGCCCTGACTGGCAGTCTAGCAAGGGTCAAAGTCAAGCCAATCTGGATGACATCACCTTCCCGGGAACCCCCCACAACAACATTGCTGAAAGTTTTGGCGGCGCTGTCAGCCTCGACGGCCACCTTGACACCTTTGCGATGGACAAACCGGCGAGGCACAGTTTGAGTGATGCTAGCatatcacacaacactagtACGAATGGCATTCACGGAGAGCGAACATTTAGATTAGAGAGAAATGGAGGGCGTTATGAAGAAAACATCAAACCGGTGTCTTCAGTGACCACATCGCCGCTGCTTCAATTCCAATTTGCTTCCACACCAGACAAGAAACACAGTGGGAATGTCGAATCACGTCCTTCCACACCCTCTCATCAGTCCCTCCTTCAGAACCTTCCCTCACCGATGAGCCTCAACAGCTCCACTGACCAAAAACAAATATCAGTAACATCCACAGGACTATTTCACGAGGACATGGATGAGGTATTCCTTCTAAATcctgcacctccatcaccttCTCGTTCAATCGAGACGAATATCATGGGAGACTTCCCTTTGCCTCACACTCCTCCCCTTGAGTTGGACAAGAAAAACTCTTTGCAGATTGCGGGAAG CCTTGTTGTGCCATCCTCAAGGCCACGATCGTCCACTCTCACGTCCACCTCTTCTAGCAACCTACAGCTTGATGACACGCTTAACCTTGAGTACCAGCCACTGCTCAAGAGGGAAAAGACAGTGGAGGAGCTACAAGTGGAAACGCTGGCAAAGCAGCTG CTAGTGAAGGATCGCTCTCTGACACATATCCTAGAAACATGGGAGGGTAAATCACCTGTAGACCTTGTGGAGGAGATCTTTCAAAACAGCAGACTGGATGGTAAAGTGCCTTGGCAAGCCAAGGGTAGCCCACTAAATGATAg GAGTGAGAATGTTCTCAATGCAGCAGTCGATGAAAGGACTGAGATGGAGGAGAAGGACCTCAACAGCAGCAAG GTGGAGCTCTGCGAGGCTCTGAGGTGTAGTGTGGTGGCTATGCGTCAAGAAAAGGATGCTCTGTGCGAGGAGCAAAAGCATCACCAGGCACTCGGGGCCAGCATTGGCTCTCTGGTGCACAAACTATGCAAGATAAACGAGAGGGACAAGTACAACATGTTCATTG gtgATCTTGAAAAAATTGTGAACCTGCTATTGTCACTATGTAGCCGGCTATGGAGAATTGATAAGTCTCTGTTTGTTTTGCAACAAGAGCTCACAAAGGAGGACATTTCAGAGGAGCGG GACTCCCTCAACCACAAACGCTCTCAGCTCCTCAGTCAAACAGAGGATGCCTGGGAACTGAAGCAAAACCTGGACCGGCGGCAGCGCGTTGTTCACGCCATCTTGCGAGGCTACCTCACCGATGCCCAGCTCCAAGACTACCTACACTTTGTTAGCACCAAACCCTCCCTACTGATTCGCCAACGGAACCTCGATGATCTCATACGTCAGCGAGAGGAGCAGCTGACGAGGCTGGCAGAGACCCTCCCGCCAGAGTTGGCGGCGGCTCGTGATTGGTCAAGAGGATCTTTCCGTGTGTCCTCGAACCCCGTTTCCTGCTCCTTTCCCTGCCCGCAGCCGATTCCTGGCCACACCCACTCTGGCAGGTCCACCACCGTGACATCGCTGTGA